From a single Bacillus sp. NEB1478 genomic region:
- the katA gene encoding catalase KatA, protein MTNERKHLTTSWGAPVGDNQNSMTAGSRGPTLIQDVHLLEKLAHFNRERVPERVVHAKGAGAHGYFEVTNDVKKYTKAHFLSEVGKCTPLFVRFSTVAGENGSADTVRDPRGFAVKFYTEEGNYDLVGNNTPVFFIRDAIKFPDFIHTQKRHPQTHLKNPNAIWDFWSLSPESLHQVTILMSDRGIPATFRHMHGFGSHTFKWVNADGDGVWVKYHFKTEQGVKNLSNELAAKLAGENPDYHTEDLFHAIKNGDFPAWKLYVQIMPLEDAKSYRFDPFDVTKVWSQKDYPLIEVGRMVLNKNPENYFAEVEQATFSPGTLVPGIDVSPDKMLQGRLFAYHDAHRYRVGANHQALPINRSRNEVNNYQRDGQMRFDHNGGSAVYYEPNSFEGPMESSENRQAAYPVDGVAESVSYDHHDHFTQAGDLYRLLSEEEKDRLVSTIIGAMEPVESDNIKLRQIGHFYKADPDYGMRIANGLSLSIPQEVK, encoded by the coding sequence ATGACTAATGAAAGGAAGCATTTGACGACAAGCTGGGGAGCACCCGTAGGGGATAACCAGAATTCAATGACTGCAGGATCACGCGGACCCACATTAATTCAAGATGTTCATCTATTAGAAAAACTCGCACACTTCAATAGGGAAAGAGTACCTGAACGAGTTGTACATGCAAAAGGTGCAGGTGCCCATGGATACTTTGAAGTAACGAATGACGTCAAAAAATATACAAAAGCTCACTTTTTATCTGAAGTTGGAAAATGTACTCCATTATTTGTTCGTTTTTCTACAGTTGCTGGAGAGAATGGCTCAGCAGATACCGTACGTGATCCACGGGGTTTTGCTGTGAAATTTTACACGGAAGAAGGGAACTATGACTTAGTTGGAAACAACACACCTGTTTTCTTCATACGAGATGCAATTAAATTTCCGGACTTCATTCATACTCAAAAACGTCACCCGCAAACTCACTTGAAAAACCCGAACGCAATTTGGGACTTTTGGTCATTATCTCCTGAATCCCTTCATCAAGTAACGATACTTATGTCTGATCGAGGTATACCAGCAACTTTCCGCCATATGCATGGTTTTGGCAGTCATACATTTAAATGGGTTAATGCAGATGGAGATGGAGTTTGGGTGAAATATCATTTTAAAACAGAACAAGGTGTTAAAAACTTATCAAACGAACTCGCTGCTAAACTAGCAGGTGAAAACCCCGATTATCATACAGAAGATCTTTTCCATGCAATCAAAAATGGCGACTTTCCTGCTTGGAAATTATATGTACAAATTATGCCACTAGAAGATGCGAAATCGTATCGTTTTGATCCGTTTGACGTTACTAAGGTCTGGTCACAAAAAGACTATCCGCTAATTGAAGTGGGACGTATGGTTTTAAATAAAAATCCTGAAAATTATTTTGCCGAAGTTGAACAGGCAACGTTTTCACCTGGCACATTAGTACCGGGAATCGACGTATCTCCAGATAAAATGCTGCAAGGCAGATTATTCGCTTATCATGATGCACATCGGTATCGTGTAGGGGCGAATCATCAAGCCCTGCCAATTAATCGTTCGCGAAATGAAGTGAATAACTATCAGCGGGATGGTCAGATGCGTTTTGATCATAACGGGGGTTCTGCAGTTTATTATGAACCTAATAGTTTTGAAGGACCTATGGAATCTTCCGAAAACAGACAAGCGGCATATCCGGTTGATGGAGTTGCTGAAAGTGTTTCGTATGACCACCACGATCACTTTACACAGGCTGGTGATTTATACCGTCTTTTATCAGAAGAAGAAAAAGACCGTCTTGT
- the aroA gene encoding 3-phosphoshikimate 1-carboxyvinyltransferase, which translates to MEKQLNPIKSLNGTIKVPGDKSISHRAVMFGSIAEGTTTINGFLTGEDCLSTISCFRKLGVRIKQTNEQVTIEGKGLSGLQPSKEELYVGNSGTTIRLLMGILSNTPFASVLTGDESIAKRPMNRVTQPLNEMGAKIEGNDEGNKVPLQITGGSTKGIDYHSKIASAQVKSAILLAGLNAEGVTSVTEPAKSRDHSERMLEAFGCNVEQNGLTVSVKAGQQLKGTHIEVPGDISSAAFFLVAGAIIPDSIITLKKVGLNPTRTGILDVLENMGAKVQFENVNSESSEPYGDLVIQTSELKGTIIKGDLIPRLIDEIPIIALAATQAIGKTIIQDAHELRVKETDRIQTVVDELSKMGANIEATEDGMIIHGKTSLKGARVDSYGDHRIGMMLSIASCIAKGETRLTNPEAVAVSYPAFYDQLKSLSNS; encoded by the coding sequence TTGGAAAAACAACTGAATCCCATTAAAAGTTTAAACGGTACAATTAAAGTTCCTGGCGATAAATCGATCTCGCATCGTGCTGTCATGTTCGGATCCATAGCTGAGGGAACAACTACAATTAACGGTTTTTTGACTGGCGAGGATTGTTTAAGTACTATTTCTTGTTTCAGAAAGCTCGGTGTTCGTATAAAACAAACGAATGAACAAGTAACAATAGAAGGAAAAGGGCTTTCAGGCTTACAGCCATCAAAAGAGGAATTATACGTAGGGAATTCAGGGACTACCATCAGGCTTTTGATGGGCATTTTATCCAATACTCCATTTGCATCAGTGTTAACTGGAGATGAATCAATCGCCAAAAGACCCATGAATCGAGTAACTCAGCCACTAAATGAGATGGGTGCCAAAATAGAGGGCAATGACGAAGGAAATAAAGTTCCGCTACAAATTACAGGCGGCAGCACTAAAGGGATTGATTATCATTCAAAAATCGCCAGTGCACAAGTCAAATCAGCTATTTTACTTGCAGGTCTAAATGCAGAAGGGGTAACGTCTGTGACAGAACCTGCAAAATCAAGAGATCATTCTGAACGTATGCTCGAAGCTTTTGGATGTAATGTTGAACAAAACGGACTAACAGTTTCAGTAAAAGCTGGACAACAATTAAAAGGTACACATATCGAAGTTCCAGGAGACATATCATCAGCTGCATTTTTTTTAGTTGCCGGGGCGATAATTCCAGACAGTATAATTACGCTAAAAAAAGTTGGTCTTAATCCTACCCGAACAGGAATACTTGATGTATTAGAAAATATGGGGGCAAAGGTACAATTCGAAAACGTAAACAGTGAAAGTTCCGAACCTTATGGTGACCTTGTTATTCAAACCTCGGAATTAAAAGGCACGATCATCAAAGGTGATTTGATCCCGCGATTAATTGATGAGATACCAATTATTGCACTTGCTGCTACTCAAGCTATAGGAAAAACTATTATCCAAGATGCGCATGAGTTGAGAGTAAAAGAAACAGATCGAATTCAAACAGTTGTTGATGAACTTAGTAAAATGGGTGCAAACATAGAGGCAACGGAAGACGGAATGATTATTCATGGCAAAACATCTTTAAAAGGCGCTCGAGTTGACAGTTATGGTGATCATAGAATTGGTATGATGCTAAGTATTGCTTCTTGCATAGCTAAAGGTGAAACTAGGTTAACAAATCCTGAAGCAGTAGCTGTATCCTATCCAGCATTTTATGATCAACTTAAGTCTCTATCGAATTCATAA
- the aroC gene encoding chorismate synthase: MRYLTAGESHGPQLTTIIEGVPAGLPLLAEDINEELARRQKGHGRGRRMQIEKDQVQILSGVRHGVTLGSPITLAVENKDFTHWTKIMGAEPLEDDQTEVKRVISRPRPGHADLNGAIKYNHRDMRNVLERSSARETTVRVAAGAVAKKILSELGVQIGGHVLEIGGIKANETNYENINELRSITEESPVRCLDEQAGKKMMEAIDTAKENGDSIGGVVEVIAEGMPVSVGSYTHYDKKLDAKLAAAVMSINAFKGVEIGIGFEAARKPGSEVHDEIKWDIEHGYTRKSNNAGGFEGGMTTGMPVVVRGVMKPIPTLYKPLQSVDIETKEAFAASIERSDSCAVPAASVVAESVVAWELAKAVVEQFGLDNMEAIKKNITQHQERARTF; this comes from the coding sequence ATGAGATATTTAACTGCAGGAGAATCACATGGTCCGCAATTAACAACAATTATTGAGGGTGTACCTGCGGGACTGCCTCTTTTAGCAGAAGACATTAACGAAGAGCTGGCTAGAAGACAAAAAGGACATGGCCGAGGCCGCAGAATGCAAATAGAAAAAGATCAGGTACAAATTTTAAGTGGAGTCAGGCATGGTGTAACTTTAGGATCACCCATTACGCTTGCAGTAGAGAACAAGGATTTTACTCACTGGACAAAAATCATGGGTGCTGAACCTTTAGAAGATGATCAAACAGAAGTGAAACGGGTGATATCGCGTCCTCGTCCAGGTCATGCTGACTTAAATGGTGCAATTAAATATAACCATAGAGATATGAGGAATGTGCTGGAGCGTTCATCAGCAAGAGAGACTACAGTTAGAGTTGCTGCAGGAGCAGTTGCTAAGAAAATTTTAAGTGAACTCGGTGTTCAAATCGGAGGGCATGTACTCGAAATAGGCGGTATTAAAGCTAATGAAACGAATTATGAAAATATTAACGAATTACGCAGTATTACAGAAGAATCACCAGTAAGATGTTTAGATGAGCAAGCTGGCAAAAAGATGATGGAAGCAATTGATACCGCAAAAGAGAATGGGGATTCAATTGGAGGCGTAGTCGAAGTAATTGCTGAAGGAATGCCAGTCAGTGTCGGAAGCTATACCCATTATGACAAGAAACTTGACGCAAAATTAGCTGCAGCAGTTATGAGCATCAATGCATTTAAAGGTGTTGAAATTGGTATTGGCTTTGAAGCAGCGCGAAAACCTGGCAGTGAAGTGCATGATGAAATTAAATGGGATATTGAACATGGCTATACGAGAAAATCAAATAACGCTGGTGGATTTGAAGGTGGAATGACAACTGGGATGCCTGTTGTTGTAAGGGGCGTTATGAAGCCAATCCCAACTTTATACAAACCGTTGCAAAGTGTTGATATTGAAACTAAAGAAGCTTTTGCAGCAAGTATTGAACGATCTGACAGCTGTGCGGTTCCAGCAGCAAGTGTTGTTGCAGAATCAGTAGTTGCATGGGAACTTGCTAAAGCAGTTGTAGAACAGTTTGGTTTAGACAATATGGAAGCCATTAAGAAAAATATCACACAGCATCAAGAACGTGCTAGGACGTTTTAG
- a CDS encoding DUF6501 family protein, with protein MIHLEWAERPTIREIKCVHTNAEKYMVDRALTAGKMYELKNETEEFYFVVDNSGKVGGYYKEYFEG; from the coding sequence ATGATTCATTTAGAATGGGCAGAGCGGCCGACAATTAGAGAAATTAAATGCGTACATACAAATGCAGAGAAATATATGGTAGACCGGGCATTAACTGCTGGTAAAATGTATGAATTAAAAAATGAAACGGAAGAGTTCTACTTTGTTGTTGATAACTCAGGCAAAGTAGGGGGGTACTACAAAGAATATTTCGAAGGTTAA
- a CDS encoding prephenate dehydrogenase: MKNVLLIGVGLIGGSISLTIKKEHNAVIYGYDVVNKNCETAVSLGIIDKISADWKQDALTADLILIATPVEETLRIMDIISSITPAIKALIMDVGSTKSTIMEKAEKLAKKGITFIGGHPMAGSHKTGVESAKLHLFENAYYMLTPVSNTPESKLNESKEWLKGTRAKLLTIKPEEHDFLTGIVSHFPHLIASSLVRLAKNHSEGNPLVQQLAAGGFRDITRIASSSPKMWSDIVSQNKAHLLSLLHEWKEEMDTVITYVENGSQAELYDYFNGAKQFRDGLPVRSKGAIQPFSDLYVDILDKVGTLSQVTKILADAKISIINISILEVREGLNGVLRISFQSEEERDLAQQLLQNEDYLAHITL; encoded by the coding sequence ATGAAAAATGTATTACTGATTGGAGTAGGATTAATAGGCGGATCGATTTCATTAACGATTAAAAAAGAGCACAATGCTGTCATTTATGGATATGACGTAGTTAATAAAAATTGTGAGACAGCTGTTTCATTAGGTATTATTGATAAAATCTCTGCGGATTGGAAACAAGATGCTTTAACAGCAGATCTTATCCTTATTGCTACACCGGTCGAAGAGACATTAAGAATAATGGACATTATTAGTTCCATTACTCCAGCAATCAAAGCACTGATAATGGATGTAGGCAGCACCAAAAGTACAATAATGGAAAAAGCAGAAAAACTAGCGAAGAAAGGGATTACCTTCATCGGTGGCCACCCAATGGCAGGGTCCCATAAAACGGGTGTAGAAAGTGCAAAATTACACCTTTTCGAAAATGCTTACTATATGTTAACACCTGTTTCAAATACACCTGAAAGCAAATTGAATGAATCAAAAGAATGGCTAAAAGGGACTAGGGCTAAGCTTTTGACGATAAAACCTGAAGAGCATGATTTTCTCACAGGGATCGTTAGTCATTTTCCTCATTTGATTGCTTCAAGTCTTGTAAGACTCGCAAAAAATCATTCTGAAGGTAACCCATTAGTACAGCAATTAGCAGCAGGTGGGTTTCGTGATATTACTAGAATTGCATCAAGTTCTCCTAAAATGTGGAGCGATATCGTCAGCCAGAACAAAGCCCATTTGCTTTCGCTTTTACATGAATGGAAAGAAGAAATGGATACAGTTATCACTTACGTTGAAAATGGCAGCCAGGCTGAACTTTATGATTACTTTAACGGTGCCAAACAATTCCGGGATGGATTGCCGGTGCGGTCTAAAGGGGCTATTCAGCCATTTTCAGATTTGTATGTTGATATATTAGATAAAGTAGGGACTCTCTCTCAAGTAACTAAGATCTTGGCTGATGCTAAAATCAGTATTATAAACATATCCATTTTGGAAGTCAGAGAAGGATTAAACGGTGTTCTGAGAATCAGTTTCCAAAGTGAAGAAGAAAGGGATCTAGCACAGCAATTATTACAAAATGAAGATTATTTAGCACATATTACTTTATAA
- a CDS encoding bifunctional 3-deoxy-7-phosphoheptulonate synthase/chorismate mutase: MSNELDVLRTQMDDVTLKILKLLNERGDIAQQIGKLKEMQGVKRFDPVRERNLLDLIASHNDGPFETSTVQHIFKQIFKASLELQKDDNRKALLVSRKKKPEDTIVNVKGEKIGDGNPHFIMGPCAVESYEQVKQVAEVIAGKGLTLIRGGAYKPRTSPYDFQGLGLEGLKILRKVADEHQLAVVSEILNPNDIETALDYVDVIQIGARNMQNFDLLRAAGSVNKPVLLKRGLAATIEEFMYAAEYILAQGNSQIILCERGIRTYERATRNTLDISAVPILKKETHLPVVVDVTHSTGRKDLLLPAAKAAMAIGADAVMAEVHPDPAVALSDSAQQMDIPEFHEFMDALLSKEKMKYIHQ; this comes from the coding sequence GTGTCAAACGAATTGGATGTATTAAGAACTCAAATGGATGATGTTACTCTTAAAATTTTAAAACTCTTAAATGAGCGCGGTGACATTGCTCAACAGATCGGTAAATTAAAAGAAATGCAAGGTGTTAAACGTTTTGACCCGGTAAGGGAAAGAAATCTTTTGGATTTAATCGCTTCTCATAATGATGGACCATTCGAAACATCGACGGTTCAGCATATTTTCAAACAAATCTTCAAAGCAAGTTTAGAACTTCAAAAAGATGATAACCGAAAAGCCTTACTCGTTTCCCGTAAAAAGAAACCTGAAGATACAATTGTTAATGTAAAAGGTGAAAAGATTGGTGACGGAAACCCTCACTTCATTATGGGACCATGTGCTGTTGAAAGCTACGAACAAGTAAAACAAGTCGCCGAAGTAATTGCTGGAAAAGGATTAACATTAATCCGCGGCGGTGCTTACAAGCCGCGTACTTCTCCATATGACTTCCAAGGACTCGGTCTTGAGGGTCTAAAGATTTTACGTAAAGTAGCCGATGAGCACCAGCTTGCAGTTGTTAGTGAAATTTTAAATCCAAATGATATTGAAACTGCACTTGATTATGTTGATGTAATCCAAATCGGCGCTCGTAACATGCAAAACTTCGATCTATTAAGAGCAGCGGGTTCTGTAAATAAACCTGTCCTTCTTAAACGTGGCCTCGCAGCAACAATCGAAGAATTCATGTACGCTGCTGAATACATTTTAGCACAAGGCAACAGCCAAATCATCCTTTGTGAACGTGGTATTCGTACTTATGAACGTGCTACGCGTAACACATTAGATATTTCTGCTGTTCCTATCTTAAAGAAAGAAACGCATCTTCCGGTTGTTGTAGACGTTACTCACTCAACAGGAAGAAAGGATCTACTCTTACCAGCTGCTAAAGCTGCAATGGCTATCGGCGCAGATGCTGTAATGGCTGAAGTACATCCAGATCCAGCAGTAGCATTATCTGATTCTGCTCAGCAAATGGATATCCCAGAGTTCCATGAGTTCATGGATGCATTATTGAGTAAAGAAAAGATGAAATACATTCACCAATAA
- the aroB gene encoding 3-dehydroquinate synthase, translating into MQTITITTPSKNYPVHLGENTISQLVPILKELDPSPKNILIITDENVGKLYLNDVEKLLENHYSYYSVQLKAGDGEKSFDNYYSCQSIALEKGLDRTSVILALGGGMIGDIAGFVAGTYMRGIRFIQIPTTILAHDSAVGGKTGINHPIGKNMIGVFHQPEAVIYSTELLASLPENEIRSGFAEVIKHSLIADKEFYYWLRDNLYSFLSLSQNHLLKSLTRGIQIKNEVVTEDERETGVRAYLNFGHTLGHAIEAELHYKGITHGEAVALGMLFALSLQEETIQLGKDLKVWFRELGYPALPKHLSVPSLIERMKKDKKATKGNIHMVLLKDIGVPYLTTITTNELEIKLNEFLQER; encoded by the coding sequence ATGCAGACCATTACAATCACAACGCCATCAAAAAATTATCCTGTTCATTTAGGAGAGAACACTATATCACAATTAGTGCCGATTTTAAAAGAACTTGACCCTTCTCCAAAAAACATATTAATAATTACAGATGAAAATGTAGGAAAGCTTTATTTAAATGACGTGGAGAAATTATTAGAAAATCATTATTCATATTATTCTGTCCAATTGAAAGCAGGAGACGGTGAAAAATCCTTCGATAATTATTATTCCTGTCAAAGCATTGCCTTAGAAAAAGGACTTGACCGTACATCGGTCATCCTTGCATTAGGAGGCGGAATGATAGGAGATATCGCAGGATTTGTTGCAGGCACATATATGAGAGGAATAAGGTTCATACAAATTCCAACGACTATTCTTGCTCACGATAGTGCAGTAGGTGGAAAAACAGGCATCAACCATCCTATAGGAAAAAACATGATCGGTGTTTTTCATCAACCGGAAGCAGTGATCTATTCTACAGAATTACTTGCTTCATTGCCTGAAAACGAAATTAGATCAGGTTTCGCTGAAGTTATTAAGCATTCGTTAATCGCAGACAAAGAATTTTATTATTGGCTTCGAGATAATTTGTATTCATTTCTTTCCTTATCTCAGAACCATTTACTTAAATCTCTCACAAGAGGTATTCAGATAAAGAATGAAGTTGTAACAGAAGATGAAAGGGAAACAGGTGTAAGAGCCTACTTGAATTTCGGGCACACACTTGGCCATGCAATAGAAGCAGAACTTCATTATAAAGGGATTACTCATGGAGAAGCAGTGGCGCTTGGAATGCTATTTGCTTTATCACTTCAAGAAGAAACGATTCAACTTGGTAAAGATCTGAAAGTGTGGTTTAGAGAACTTGGTTATCCTGCACTGCCAAAACATCTATCGGTCCCTTCACTAATTGAACGAATGAAAAAAGACAAGAAGGCCACTAAAGGTAACATTCATATGGTTCTTTTAAAAGACATTGGTGTACCTTATTTAACAACCATTACCACAAATGAATTAGAAATAAAGTTAAATGAATTTTTGCAAGAGAGGTAA